In Streptomyces venezuelae, the sequence GTACGCATGCGCTCATCGCGGGGCGACGAGATCGTCCCGTGGGAGCAGATACGGGCAATCGGCCCGGACGCGGTCATGATCTTCCGTGCCTCGGGTCCCTATGCGGAGGCGGGCGCGGATGACCGCGCGTCTGACCCGGTGGGCAAGCAACTGCTGACCGATCGCGGCCAATGGCTCGGGGATGTTCAGGAATGCGCCTTCGACGAGGCGGACGGTAGGCTCATCAGCTTCTCCACGACCACTGATGTGTTCGCCGGTGACCGTCTTCTCGGCGTCGGTGACTTTGCTGTGGTGATCAGGAGCGAGGCGTCGCGTGAGAAGGTGGATGGTGAGACCGCGTCCACCTGACCGGTGCATCCGCCTGGTGGGTGCCAAGCCCGGCCACCCCGGGTGTGTCGGGAAGGAGCGGGATCACGATGAACCGGTAGGAGCGCGAGGTCGGCCCGGGACCGGCTCGCCCGGCCGACGCGGCATGCCGGGAGAGCTGCGTGAGCCTGTGCAGCGGACACCGGACACCGGACACCTGAGCGTCGAGTTGCGGGACGAGACGTGCCGGTGGTACACCGGCTCGGCCGGCACTGCCTCTTCGGGCACGTGCCGGAAGGCGGCGTTGCGGCGCCACAGTGCGACGTTGGCGGTCCACGCGGAGACTTGCGAACCGGTGAAGGCCGCAGCCTTGACGGGTTCGCCCACTCGAGCTGTCGGCTGCTCTCGCCTATTAGCTTTCCCGCTAGTGACGTTCTGTGACGCGGGCTCGCCACGGGTGTCGTCCGTGCAGAGGCTGGAGCCTCCGCATGTGATCGCCGAGCGGGTGCCTGGTGTCACCTCGCTGGCGGCGGGGCCGATGTGGGAGCCGTACTCGGTAGACCGAAGGACGTGGTCGACCAGTGGGGCAGCGGTCCTGGCTGGTCATTGGGCATGGTCGGGTGGTAGCCGCAGGTGCAGGTTCCGAACCGGGGCAGGGAATGGCCCTGCTCCTGGGACAGGGCCATGTACTCGTCCACCTCGTTCTGTGTGAGGTGGAACCCGTCGCAGGCCGCTCTCGCCGCTCACTGTCGCCCGGGCTTTCAGCCTTCTGCGGAACCAGCCCACGGCCGTCACCCCCTGTGCGAAGCCCGAGACCGCGATCGCGGTAGGAGAAGGTTGCCTCTCAGCCGGGGCTGGTACGCGCTGGGCGGCACTCCGGGCGCCGGACCGGATCCCCACGGGTTCCGAGCCGGGATCCGCGGGGGCGGGGTGAGCCGCGGGTTGCGAAGTCCCGCGCGGCTGTCTCGTGGGCCGGCCGTGACGTCGGCGTCGCATTTCCGCGTCTGTGGGGCCGCGCGCTGCGCTGGAGGCGGAGAAACCGGCCCCGTGCAAGCTTTGCGGATCAAGCCACGCCTCACATGGCCATGGCACCCAGTGGGACCGGCAGGAGCCGTTGGGAGGAATTACCCGCTGCGGCGCCCCGGACTGCGGTGTTCGCGCGATCACCGGCTGGCATCAACCCCCAAGGTAGGACAGTGTTGTTTTCAATCGGAAGGAGAGGCGTCATGGGAGCTGGCCCGCTGAGGCGTGACGCACTGCGGAGCCAGCTGTGGCCGCTGCCGACCCTGGGCGTCCTCCTCGCCGTCGCCGCAGGTGTAGGGCTGCCCAGACTGGACATGCGGATCCTGCGCCATATCCCGCCGTCCCTCACGGCGTACCTCTTCGGGGGCGGCCCGGCAGCAGCACGGACCGTGTTGGAGGCGATCGCCGGCTCACTGATCAGCGTCACGGCTCTGACGTTCTCGCTCACGGTCGTCACGCTGCAGCTCGCAAGCAGCCAGTTCTCCCCCCGTCTGCTGCGGACCTTCAACCAGGACCGCTACGTGCAGACCACACTCGCGCTGTTCCTCGCCACATTCACCTACGCACTGACCGTGCTGCGCACGGTGCGCACCGAGGCCAGCGGGCAACCGCCGTTCGTTCCGCAACTTTCAGTCACCCTCGCCTTCGTCCTCACCCTGGCGAGCGTGTTCGCGCTCGTGATCTTCCTCTCCCATCTGGCGCGCAAGATCCGGGTGGAGACCATGCTGCGCGACGTCCATATCGACGCCGACGCCACCCTCCGCAGGCTCCTGCCCGAGACCGGCCCTGCCACCACAGAAGGGACCACGGCGCCGGGACCGCCTGCCGACGCCCTGCCCCTGCTCGTCGAGACCTCGGGCTTCCTGGCCGCCGTGGACGAGAAGGCGCTCCTGGCGGCGGCGGTCGCCGCCGATGCCGTCGTCCTGATCGACCGCTGTCCGGGAAGCTCACTCATCGCCGGCACCCCCGCCGGAGTCGCCTGGTCCCGTACCGGCGCACCGTTGGCCCCGGACACCCGGCGCCTCCTGGTCGAGCAGACGGCCCGTGCGCTTGGCACCGCGTCCGAGCGCATCCCCGAGCAGGACATCTCCTTCGGCCTGCGCCAGCTCACCGACGTGGCTACCAAGGCGCTCTCTCCCGGCATCAACGATCCCACCACCGCGATCCACGCCCTCTCCCATTCCTCCGCACTCCTGTGCGAGCTGGCTCGGCGTGATCTTTCCCCCCGGCTCCTGCGGGACGACCGCGGCCAGGTCCGCGTCGTACTACGCCGGCCGACCCTCGCGGAACTCCTCCACCTCGCTGTCGCCCAGCCCATGCAATACGGTGCGGCAGACCCCGCAGTCCTGGCCCGCCTGTCCATACTGTTGCGCGAACTGGCCTGGCACAGCAGACCCGAACAGCGCCCCACCATCGCCGACCACCTCGCGCGGCTGCGTGCCACCACCGCCGCGCAGGAATTCCACCCGGGGGACAGGACCCACCTGGCCGACCTCGCCGACAGCGTCGACCAGGCTCTGAACAGGCGGTGGACCGCCGACGCCCCTTGACGTGCCTGCGGGTTCCGCTCGCACCGTCCTGCCGCTGGACCGGCATCCGCAGAGGAGCGAGGGGCGCCCTCCTCCTGCCCGCGCTAGATCAGAACTGAACCGCGATGGCGCCGGGCCCCACGAACCGACGAGTGGAAGCAGGCAGGAGTACAGCCCCTTGCGGAGCCATGAGAACGGCGAGAACGGGCGCGTGAGGGCAGAGTCTGAGGCGTACCGCGGTCAGCGGCCGTCGCCCGTCCCGGGGTCGTCGGCGCCGCCGGCGGCCGCTGCGGAGATGAGTGAGGCGATCAGTACCGCGGCTTTGACGGATTCCGCGTTGGCCCTGGCGGGGAAGGCGAGTTCACCGAGGAGCAGGGCGATGGTGAAGCCGATGCCGGCGAGCGCGGCGAGCCCGAGGACGTCGGCCCAGGCCAGTTCGGGGTTGAGCCGGGCGTGGGTGAAGCGCGCGGCGAACCAGGCACCGCCGAACGCGCCGATGACCTTCCCGGCGACGAGGGCGACCACGACTCCGAGAGGCTCGGGGGTCGTGAACACGCGGGCGAACGAGGGCCCGCGCCGGGTGTCGTGCCATCGGCGGGCTCAGGCCGGGTGCTGCCGGTGCCATCGTGGCCGGTTCAACGAGTAATCGCCCCGTGTTACAGGGTGTCCGTGGGCAGCTGCCAGCAGATGGCGAATCTCGGCTGGTGCGAGATCCACGAGGTCGGGCGTGTCCCGCTCGTCGCCCCTTTCCCTCGGGTGGCGGCGGTGACGGCCACCCGAGGCATGGGCGAGTATGCCGCGAAGCCGCGCTCGCTGGGGATATGTGACGGAGGCCCCGCTGATCCCGCCATGGTCGGCGTTCGAGGGACCTCGTGATGGAGGCGGTGGACCGGGAAGTCACTTGGCGATGGTGGAGGCGACATCGTCCAAGGTGGCATCCGTGACGAGGCCGGTGTCCTCCAGTACATCCATGTGGTCCTGGACGGTGACGTTGGCTTGGGTTGCAAGCCGTCTCACCAAGGAGTTCTTGGTGGATGCGCGGACCTCGCCGATGGTAATGAACACCTTGCCGTGGGAGGCGCGGAGCAGGTCCACGAAGAGCTGGTCGAACTCGCTGCCCTGGGTGCTTCGCAGCTGGTCGACCCAGCGTTGCTGTTCGGCTGTAGCTTGATCGGGGATGGGTACTCGTAGCGCCTCGGAGTCCTCGCGAACCAGTTGGTCGAGCTTGCTGTGTCCATCGAGAAGATGCAGGCCGGCCCGTTTGATCGCTTCGCTCGATCCGTTTGTCTGGGCGAGTCGGCCTGCCGGTATTTCCCACAGTCCGGCCTGCCGGACCTTGGCGAGGAAGCTCTTGTCCAGTTGGGTGACTGCGTTGGTGCTGGCCGCCTGAGGTACTGCCGCACCGGCGCCCACTGTCGGGGTGTGGGCTGAAGCCGACTCGTGGGTCGAGTCGTTCTTGAGGGAGAGCCATGCGGTTGCAGCGGCTGTGACCGCCACGCATGCGACCGCCGCGGCGAGCAGGCGGCCACGGCGACGACGAGACGAAGGTCGGATACTGCGTGCATGAGACTTCATCGTGGCTCCCTGGGCTTCGCGGCGTTCGCTGATGCCGGCACTGGCGTTGTGGCGCTTGGAACTGTGGGGCACGGCAAAGCTAACCTTTGCCCTAGGCAAACAAAGCGTTTTGGCGATGGTGCTCAAAAGTGGGGGGCGGGGGCCCTCATCGGCTAACATCCCGGCTCGCCGTTCGACGAGTAACCTGCACACCTGGTACCAACCCTGGTGGGGGCGCGCGCTCCGTAGCCGCCCGAGGAATCGGTCAGCGTCGGAAATGGAAGCGAAGCCATTTGCGCTACGGAGGGTCGACGATGGGGTCTCGCGAGGCAGGCGGGGGTGACGGTGGTTGCACCGCGACTGGCCGATCAAGAGGAGGATGTGGCGGGCCTCGGTGAGGTTCACGTGGGGGCGATGCTGGGGGTCCGGCTCCTGTCGAGCGAGTACAGCACTGGACCGGTGCACGATGGGCGCATCGACTCGCTGGGGCTGGACGAGAACGGTGCTCCGGTGATCGTCGAGTTCGAACGGGGCGCCGACGGCGGTTGATCTCGTACCCGGGTTCAGTAGGGACGTGAGGGCTGGGGCATCATGGTAAGGACGCCCTGGAGGTGCAGCTTCCGCCGCTAGGCGACGTCGAGCGATCGACCTGTTCATGCGAACGGGGCGGCGTCACCCGTTGGTGCGATGCCACTCCGCAGCTGTGACGGGCATGCTCGGCCGCAGACGTGCTGGCTGCCTGCGGAGGACGGCATCGAGCCCGAGCAGCAGGGTGAGGTGCCCTCAAAGGACCCGCCACCGAAGCACACGCTCCGTACCCGGCAATCGAGTTGAAGACGATCGTGGGCACCGGATCGCCCGTCGGGGAATCCCAGTAGTGATTGCAGGCCGTGCAGCGGCTGCCTACGTCGACAAGCTCCTGGGTGGGACCCGGACCCGGGAGAGGAGCCCGAAGTCCCGCGCTCCTCGCTTCGTCATCGTCGCCGCTGGGTCAGCGTTACTGTCCGCCTGCGTCTTTGGTCCAGGGGGCAAACCGACAGCGGCGAGCACGGCTGTGACCAGCACTGTGCCCCAACAACCCGAGCGCGGCGGTGAGAATGATGATCTCCACTGCGCCCAGGACCAGAGCGGCAATCAGCGAGATCAGCCAGGAATTCATGCCCATGGCTGGGGACTGAAGCGTTGAAGAGGTCCACGCCTTCGAGGGGGGCGGCCCGCGCAGGCTGTGCGTAGCCCCGATCGGGAAGGCCCCGATCCGGCGTCGTCATCCGTCTGCGGCGTTCGTGGCCGGATCGTCGGTGAGCGGGAGGGAAGCGGTGATCCGTTTGCCCACGGGTTCGCGGCGGACCTGGAAGGTCCGGGCGGAGGCCTTGACGATCTCGAGGCCGTGCTGTCCCACGCGGGTGGGGTCTGGAGGCAGGATCGTCGGCAGGGCAGGGTTGCTGTCCCAGACGGTCACATCCACGCAGCCGTTCCAGACGTGGAGGGTCAGCAGGCTGGGACCGGGCGCGTATTTGCGGGTGTTGGTGACCAGCTCGCTGACGAACAGCTCCACCAGATCCAGAACGCGGTCCGAGACCCGCAGGCCATGGACCCTTTGCATGTCGTCCAAGAAGGAGCGGGCAAGCAGCCGCGCCCTGGCAATCGGCTCACTCCCCTCGAATGCGGCAGAGAGTGACAGCGGGCGGGGGAGCAGCGTGGTGTCCGGTCCGGTCACCTCTGCCGTCTCGTCCATGTCGGGCCGGTCGAGGCCACCTTGCCCGATCCACTGCCAGGTCATGGCTTGTAAACTCCGGTCGACGTTGGGGCGGGGGACAGGGGGAAGTGACAGTGCTAGCGGCGGAGGGCTGAGGCGGCCATGGAGAGGCTGGCGATCAGCAGGGCCAGGCCGATGATGAGAGAGGGGAATCCGGGGCCGGGCAGGATGTGCATCGCCACTCCGGCCAGGGTGAGGGGCACGCCAACCGCAGCCAACACCTTTGCGATCTGCCGTTCCGGCACGGCCTGCTCCTTGCTCCGTGCCGCCGCGGATGTGGGGTCGGGAGCGTCACGGCCGGTGATGAACGCGGTAAGTGCCCCGGCGAGAAGTGCCCAGGCAGCGGCAGCCCAGCCGAAGCGCTGACCGCCGATCAAGATGATGGCTGAGGCGACCGTCGCGCCGGCCGCCATGGCCCGGGCATTGACGGCGAATGCCCACTGGCGCCGGGCACTACCCGGATCCCGGAGCTCGGTGAGCGCTGTCCGGATGACCAAGGCGGCAATGACGATCACCGGCGCCAACAGTGAGGTGCCACCATCGGCCATCAGATGTGGCGTCCGTCCGCGCTGGCATTCTCGGGCTTGGGAGCGGTGCGCCCGGGCCGGTGTGGGACACCGAGGAGCGGCGGTCGGCGGGAGGAATCACGTGGGTCGGTGGGCATCGGGATTGGCCTTCGGCGTCGGAGAGAAAGGGCGCACTGCCCTAGGGACGCCGACCAGACTTCCCGGCACACCGCGTGCCAGCTCTTGACACGTTGCTTGCACCGTATCCACCGGAGGCCGGGTTGTCTGCCCCGTACCCCGCCTACGAACGGTTCGATGTCAGGTCGTGATCACCCCTGGCGGGAGGCACACCACCAAGCGGCGATGGCTGACAGAACGAGTGCGCCGACGGCGATGGTTTCCGGCTGCTCACCAGGCGTCGTGTAAAGGGCGGCACCGGCGGTCGTGAGCGTGCGGTCCCGCGTGGAGCGAGCCGGCCCCGCCACTATCGGTGTGATCATCAGCATCGCGGGCTTCACGGAATCCGTCATCCAGCAGGTCGTCGAGTTCCGAGGGCGACAGCCCATACTGCTCATCGGTGAGAAGGAACTGCTGCAGCTCCTCCGTTCACCAGAATTGCTCGCCAACGTGTTGAAGGCAAAGCAGGCGGAGCTTGTCGCCCACGGTCGTGTCCACCTTGGCCTGGACACCGCGAGGAAGACCAAGCGCCGACCGATCAACGATCTGCCGGCAGCCAGCGTCTCCCTGCTTGGGGACACCCTGGAGCCGCTGCCGTACGTCACCGCCGACGACAGCTTCGGTGAACTCGTCTTCGTCCACGAACTGCCCGATGTCGACTGGGTGATCGCCAGCGGCAACGGGGTCACCCTGGACCTCCCGGTCCGCCGTCTGGACGAAGGCGGTCTCATTAATCTCGTCCACACGCTGAACTCCATGGGCTGGACGACATCCGAACCATCCTGGAGCATCCGACAGGCAACCACGGCGTGGCACGGAACCGGCGCTCGGGAGTTCGTCAACGCGCTGACCGGTAGGAAGAAGCGCTACGGCGGACTGGAGGACATCCACCACACCGAGCAGGTCACGTACTTCGACACCTGCCTAGGCGGAGGCTTCTACACGCTGACAGCCGATGTCTCCAGCGACCCTTCCCGCGTGGTACTGCGCTGCAATATCTCCTTCCAACTGGTGGGCATTCCGGTCGACATGGCTCCGCTCCGGCACCTCTTCGAGCGATACCACGCGATGGCCTCGGGCTTCCTCCGTCCACTTACAGGCCGCGCCGTGACCCGGGAACACCTGAAGGATCACGAGCCACTGGAGGCTGTCGGGTACCTCGTCTCCTCTGACGACGTCCCCTCGATCTCCTGGGCCGAGCGCCCCGAGAGCTCCTCGGAGGAGGCGAGAATTCCGGATAAGTGGGTCACTGGCATCGTGGCCAGAAACCCCTACTGCAAGGCAGAGCGGGGAGCGACGCCGGAGGGTTGGCCGATGGCAGTCGAGTCCAGCGAGCTCATCATCTGTGCCTTGCGGAACCACCATCCACTGGAAAAGAGGCCCGAGGGCTACTCGCTGATCTCTTGGGAACTGGCGAAGACCTCGGATGCCAAGGTATTCCGCCCAGTGGCGGACTGGTAGACGACTCATCGGGGGGCCACGGCACGAGCATGCGGGGCACCGAGCGCCGTGTTGGAGCCTGGTCGGCGAACGGGAGGGGCGGAGGAGGCGCGATTGTGGGTGGGCGGGAGTCGCTGAGGTGCGGGCAACCTCTCTTGGTCATCGGCCTGGCCGGGCGGGGGTGCGGGTGGCAGGACCGGCTCGTGCGGCTGGGGTGCGGACGGCGGGAGCACGGGGGACGGCAGGCTGGGGGGCGGTGGGCTTCTCGGCGAAGTCGCCTGTGGCTTGGTGCCAGCGGCTCCGTACTGAGGACAGTGCGGAGAGTGCCCGGCGGCTGCCGGTGGTCAGCTGGTGGACGGATGTGGCGTCGTCCGCGGTGAGCGCTTCGATTCGTGCGGCAACGGCACCAGCCTGCGCCAGGAGAGCGCGCTGGAGGACCTTCTGGCCCCAGTACTCGGGTGCCCCTGCGGGATGGGCGAGCAAGTCGAGGACCTCGGCGGGCTGGAGCCCTTCGCGAAGTAGGCCGCGCTGCTGTGCCTCCCACAGGAGGGTGATGGGGTCCACGGGTGCACCCCGGCGGGCGAGTGCCGTCAAGCAGGCGTAGAGGGCGGCGTGCGCGGGGACGGTGAAGTCGCCCTCGTGTAGCCAGTGCATCCGAGGTAGGCCATCGGGGTGTGCGGTGGCCGTGGCCAGGAGCATCCGTTCCTCGTCCTCCGCCTCTACCGATGCTTCGGCAGTCGGGGCGGGAGGCGGCGGGGTCCGGGGCATTGATCCGGGGTGCGAGGGGAAGGCCGTGGTCAGCTCGTCGAGGTAGACGGCGAGCTGGTCGGCCCGGGTGAGGACCGTCCGAGCCGGATCGGGCCCCGGGGCGTGGGCGGCCTGTGCGAGGAGACCGGCATGCCGGCGCAGAACGCGGCGGGCGTGCCCGGAACGGACCATCTGCGCGTAGGCAGGGGCGTGGGCGTCGGTGGGGCAGACGCTGATGAGGGTGTGCAGGTAGGAGGCCGTCAGGGCTCGGGCCTGGGGCTGGGCCGCTTCGAGAAGCTGGCTCGGCCATACCGGGCGGGCCCGGTGGACCTCCGGCGGGGGCGGGGACACCGTGCGCATCGCCGCGAACAGGGCGCTGTGCGCGGTGTTGGCGAAGTGCTCGGGCTCGAGCGGACCGATGGTCTTGAGCCGCTCGGGAACCAGGAGCAGGGCGCCGAGCAGGGCCTGTTCGGCGTAGTGCACCACCGGCGGCGGCGCAGGGTACTGCAGGAGATCCTCGTCGGCTTCGGTACGGGTGGCGTCGGACATCATGCCGCCAGGACGAAGTCGTCGTGGCTGAGCGTGCGTTCGACGTGCGGTGCGATCAAGCGGGCGGCGAACAACGGGGGAACGGCGTTCCCGATCTGGGAGAAGCGCTGGCCTTTATTGCCTTGCCAGGGGTAGGCGGGAGGGAAGGACTGCAGGATCCCGGCCTCCTCAGCGGTGATCCGGATCGCCGGCGGCGCCGTCTCCGCGGGGCCCGTAGTGGTCCAGACGCATTCGTTGGCGCGGTTGCCGAAGAACAGCGTCGCGGCCGGTTCAGTCACGGACCGGATGGCCGCGTTCGCCTGGCTGTTGCTGCGCAGGACCCAGTCCCGTCCGTCACCGCACCGCGGCGTCCGCGGAGAGCTTTCCGTGCAGATGCACGGAGGTTCGACCTTGGGGTTCCCGGGACGGAGCGGGGGGTTCTTCCACGCGCCGCGGTCACGGGCGTCGGAGCGGGTCTTACGGGAGCCGGAGGGGAAAGGCTCCGGTCCGCCCCCAGGGCCGCCGCCGGCGCACATGGTGGGCACGGGCCCGTCGGTGCGTCCCCAGCCTAGGGCTTCGGCCATGGACACCCACGTCCGGCGGCCGAGCCCGAAGAAGGTCTCCGGCTCGCTGAACTTGGCGTGTGTCGGCTCGGGCGGGGCCGCCGTACGGGTGCGGGAGGCGATCAGGATCGCCCGCCGCCTCGTCTGCGGCACGCCGTAGTCGGCGGCGTTGAGGATGCCGCTCCAGGTGGAGAACCCCCAGGAGCGGAGCACGGCGGCGTACTGCTTCCACAGGGGCGCGACGTCGGGGACCTCCTCCATCAGGACCCATTCCGGCTCGCCGGCCTGGTGCAGGGCGTGGAGGTAGCGCATCGGCTCGGCGGCCAGCAGCGACCGCTGGTCCTGGCAGGCTGCGAGCAGTTGGGGGCGGGTGTCCCGTCCGGCGGCCAGGTCAGCCACGGCCTGGTGGACGAGGGGCTGGTCGACCAGGCCGAGGCGCTTGCCGGCCATGCTCCACGCCTGACAGGGCGGGCTCGCTATCAGGCCGCGGGTCCGGCCGATGAAAGGGCGGACCGGGTAGAGCGCGACGTCGGTGCGGATCGTGGTCTGCCCGGTCGCCGCGCGGGTCTTGCAGGCCCATTCGTCCCACTCCAGGCCGACATCGCGCACGCCCAGGCTGTGCAGGGCGTGCCCCCAGCCGCCTGCACCAGCGAAGAGGTCCAGAACGAGGTCTTTCATACGGCCAGCCCGAAGTCGGCTTGTGGGGGTGCGGCCTTGGCGATGGCCCGGGCGGTGATGGCGTCGGAGGCGGCCTTGGAGGCGGCGGACAGCTCGCCGGCGTCCGGTTCGAGGTACCAGGGGCGAAGGTCGAGCATGGCGGCGCGCAGGCCGGTCGCGAAGAGAAGGGCGGTTCCCTTGGGCAGTGCACGGATCCGGTCCGCGGGCAGGATCCGCTCCTGCCGCATGCTGATCGAGGTGGACTTGCCCGAGTCCGAGATGGAGGTGGACTTGGTCTCCACGTCGTGATCGCCGATCAGCCTGCTGAGCTTGTCCGCGAAATCCGGGTCGTCGATACCGGACCCGATGACCTTGATGGTGGCCGCGGACCACATGGCGTCCATGCCCGCATCGCCCCACACCTTCTGGCCCTGCCGGTAGGACTGCAAGATCGTCATCGGGATGATTCCGCGCGAGCCCAGGTGCGAGTACAGGTCGGGGAGGTCGCTGATCTTGCACACGTTTGCGGCCTCGTCGAGGACCGCGAGCATGGGCGGGTCGAGACGTCCGCCGGTCCGTTCGGCTCGAGCGGTTGCGGCCCGCATCACCGAGTCGGCGCACGCTGCGATGAGCGCGGAGGCGCCGCCGCCGCCGTCCTTGGAGAGCAGGAACAGCGTGTCGGTGGAGGCCACGAACTCCGCCGGGCGGAACTCCGCTGCGTCCTTCTGCGGGGTCACCCAGGCGGCGATGTCCGCGCTGAGCAGGGCGGACGCGTACTGTCTCGCGGTCTCATAGATACCGTCTCGGGTTTCCGGCGGGCCCTCGACCGTTCCCTTCAACTGGGCTGCGACGGAGGTGAATCCGTGGTCGCGCAGGATGTCGAGCGGTCGCCGGTCGGCGGGGAACGCCAGCCACTGCATCACGTCCGTGATAGGGCGGTTGTCCAAGGCCGCGGCCAGGAACAACTGCGACAGTATGTTGCTGCCGGCCTTGGACCAGAAGTCG encodes:
- a CDS encoding DUF2254 domain-containing protein, with protein sequence MGAGPLRRDALRSQLWPLPTLGVLLAVAAGVGLPRLDMRILRHIPPSLTAYLFGGGPAAARTVLEAIAGSLISVTALTFSLTVVTLQLASSQFSPRLLRTFNQDRYVQTTLALFLATFTYALTVLRTVRTEASGQPPFVPQLSVTLAFVLTLASVFALVIFLSHLARKIRVETMLRDVHIDADATLRRLLPETGPATTEGTTAPGPPADALPLLVETSGFLAAVDEKALLAAAVAADAVVLIDRCPGSSLIAGTPAGVAWSRTGAPLAPDTRRLLVEQTARALGTASERIPEQDISFGLRQLTDVATKALSPGINDPTTAIHALSHSSALLCELARRDLSPRLLRDDRGQVRVVLRRPTLAELLHLAVAQPMQYGAADPAVLARLSILLRELAWHSRPEQRPTIADHLARLRATTAAQEFHPGDRTHLADLADSVDQALNRRWTADAP
- a CDS encoding Na+/H+ antiporter NhaA, translating into MFTTPEPLGVVVALVAGKVIGAFGGAWFAARFTHARLNPELAWADVLGLAALAGIGFTIALLLGELAFPARANAESVKAAVLIASLISAAAAGGADDPGTGDGR
- a CDS encoding DUF4142 domain-containing protein — encoded protein: MPHSSKRHNASAGISERREAQGATMKSHARSIRPSSRRRRGRLLAAAVACVAVTAAATAWLSLKNDSTHESASAHTPTVGAGAAVPQAASTNAVTQLDKSFLAKVRQAGLWEIPAGRLAQTNGSSEAIKRAGLHLLDGHSKLDQLVREDSEALRVPIPDQATAEQQRWVDQLRSTQGSEFDQLFVDLLRASHGKVFITIGEVRASTKNSLVRRLATQANVTVQDHMDVLEDTGLVTDATLDDVASTIAK
- a CDS encoding ATP-binding protein, encoding MDETAEVTGPDTTLLPRPLSLSAAFEGSEPIARARLLARSFLDDMQRVHGLRVSDRVLDLVELFVSELVTNTRKYAPGPSLLTLHVWNGCVDVTVWDSNPALPTILPPDPTRVGQHGLEIVKASARTFQVRREPVGKRITASLPLTDDPATNAADG
- a CDS encoding DnaB-like helicase N-terminal domain-containing protein, producing MMSDATRTEADEDLLQYPAPPPVVHYAEQALLGALLLVPERLKTIGPLEPEHFANTAHSALFAAMRTVSPPPPEVHRARPVWPSQLLEAAQPQARALTASYLHTLISVCPTDAHAPAYAQMVRSGHARRVLRRHAGLLAQAAHAPGPDPARTVLTRADQLAVYLDELTTAFPSHPGSMPRTPPPPAPTAEASVEAEDEERMLLATATAHPDGLPRMHWLHEGDFTVPAHAALYACLTALARRGAPVDPITLLWEAQQRGLLREGLQPAEVLDLLAHPAGAPEYWGQKVLQRALLAQAGAVAARIEALTADDATSVHQLTTGSRRALSALSSVRSRWHQATGDFAEKPTAPQPAVPRAPAVRTPAARAGPATRTPARPGR
- a CDS encoding DNA cytosine methyltransferase — encoded protein: MKDLVLDLFAGAGGWGHALHSLGVRDVGLEWDEWACKTRAATGQTTIRTDVALYPVRPFIGRTRGLIASPPCQAWSMAGKRLGLVDQPLVHQAVADLAAGRDTRPQLLAACQDQRSLLAAEPMRYLHALHQAGEPEWVLMEEVPDVAPLWKQYAAVLRSWGFSTWSGILNAADYGVPQTRRRAILIASRTRTAAPPEPTHAKFSEPETFFGLGRRTWVSMAEALGWGRTDGPVPTMCAGGGPGGGPEPFPSGSRKTRSDARDRGAWKNPPLRPGNPKVEPPCICTESSPRTPRCGDGRDWVLRSNSQANAAIRSVTEPAATLFFGNRANECVWTTTGPAETAPPAIRITAEEAGILQSFPPAYPWQGNKGQRFSQIGNAVPPLFAARLIAPHVERTLSHDDFVLAA
- a CDS encoding type IV secretory system conjugative DNA transfer family protein produces the protein MSQSSSSSDGYDIAFKVLLGVFAVAIPLSHLAWLGGNLTALLTGHPWAGYRPADALIRPDQLWPGLGETSLLLGARTLPVLALIALASASGVWWSRHKGTFGGKNRRRVQGTAKARDIEPLLASAITAKARSLRPSLKDADRIAASDTGILLGNLQGSRTEVRMGYEDVAVAIMAPRSGKTTSLAIPSILAAPGAVLLTSNKAAGDAYTTCFDARSRVGRVWSMDPQQIAHAPRTMWWNPLADAKSLEGANRLAGHFLAASVDASQQGDFWSKAGSNILSQLFLAAALDNRPITDVMQWLAFPADRRPLDILRDHGFTSVAAQLKGTVEGPPETRDGIYETARQYASALLSADIAAWVTPQKDAAEFRPAEFVASTDTLFLLSKDGGGGASALIAACADSVMRAATARAERTGGRLDPPMLAVLDEAANVCKISDLPDLYSHLGSRGIIPMTILQSYRQGQKVWGDAGMDAMWSAATIKVIGSGIDDPDFADKLSRLIGDHDVETKSTSISDSGKSTSISMRQERILPADRIRALPKGTALLFATGLRAAMLDLRPWYLEPDAGELSAASKAASDAITARAIAKAAPPQADFGLAV